A genomic stretch from Burkholderia pyrrocinia includes:
- a CDS encoding phage head-tail joining protein — protein sequence MAYTKQDLQNVQSAIAKGELEVQYADRRVKYRSIGELREARTEIIRDLNGAAGRSSIVRIRHAGKGVR from the coding sequence ATGGCATACACAAAACAGGATCTGCAGAACGTCCAGTCTGCAATCGCGAAGGGCGAGCTGGAAGTCCAGTATGCCGACCGGCGCGTGAAATATCGCTCGATCGGCGAACTGCGCGAGGCACGCACTGAGATCATTCGCGACCTGAACGGCGCGGCCGGGCGTTCGTCGATCGTCCGGATCCGCCACGCCGGTAAGGGGGTGCGATGA
- a CDS encoding phage portal protein, with amino-acid sequence MKGGFPSLARRGFVVPTRLKAAAYESASTTGARAKSWRASSSGPNAAAAQNLPLLRSRARDAIRNDPWAKTAIARLVSNTIGNGIQAHPKHPNAAVRKMQKQLWEDSCEEIDADELFDMAGVQTLAARAFFSDGEVLVRRQFRSPSEGLAVPMQIRLLEGDLLPMEKNEIVPGGGEIVNGVEFNADGRRVAYHLLQRHPGEYGRASTSNMQTVRVPADEIAHVFLALRPGQVRGVPELSTVLLRLKSLDNFDDAVLFRQEVSNLFAGFITKPPAEPGLMGDPVTGAAMEYDVDGFSPVVSLEPGSMQELAPGEDVKFAEPPGAGTDYGPFMRQQLMAAAASVGMPYEVMTGDLRDVSDRVLRVILNEFRRSIEQFQWNVFIHQFCRKVWRWWVDACALSGAMPMADYYRRRRDYLRVRWVPQGWPYIHPVQDVTAKRMEIRSGLASRTGAVLSRGDDPEQVDQENADDLARERRLGIRYDTLDPVDGAGDLSNGDGE; translated from the coding sequence ATGAAGGGGGGCTTTCCGTCACTCGCGCGGCGCGGATTCGTGGTGCCGACGCGGCTTAAGGCGGCGGCATATGAGTCGGCGAGCACGACCGGCGCACGGGCGAAGTCGTGGCGTGCGTCGAGCTCGGGGCCGAACGCGGCGGCGGCGCAAAACCTGCCGCTGCTGCGCTCGCGCGCTCGCGACGCGATCCGCAACGATCCGTGGGCGAAAACGGCGATTGCGAGACTCGTATCGAACACGATCGGGAACGGTATTCAAGCGCACCCGAAGCATCCGAACGCTGCGGTGCGAAAGATGCAAAAGCAACTTTGGGAGGATAGCTGCGAGGAGATCGACGCGGACGAGCTGTTCGACATGGCGGGCGTGCAGACGCTTGCCGCACGGGCGTTTTTCAGTGACGGCGAGGTACTGGTGCGTCGCCAGTTCCGCAGTCCGAGCGAAGGTTTGGCGGTCCCGATGCAGATCCGGCTTCTCGAAGGCGATCTGCTGCCGATGGAGAAGAACGAGATCGTTCCCGGCGGAGGCGAAATCGTCAACGGAGTCGAGTTCAATGCGGACGGTCGACGCGTTGCGTATCACCTGCTGCAGCGTCATCCCGGCGAGTACGGGCGTGCATCGACGTCCAACATGCAGACGGTTCGCGTGCCGGCCGACGAGATCGCGCACGTGTTTCTCGCGCTGCGGCCCGGCCAGGTGCGCGGCGTTCCCGAACTGTCGACCGTGCTGCTGCGGCTCAAGTCGCTGGACAACTTCGACGACGCCGTGCTGTTCCGACAGGAGGTCAGCAACCTCTTTGCCGGATTCATCACGAAGCCGCCTGCCGAGCCGGGCCTGATGGGCGATCCAGTCACGGGCGCGGCGATGGAGTACGACGTCGACGGCTTTTCGCCGGTCGTTTCGCTCGAACCGGGAAGCATGCAGGAGCTGGCGCCGGGCGAGGACGTCAAGTTCGCCGAGCCGCCGGGCGCGGGGACCGACTATGGGCCGTTCATGCGTCAGCAACTGATGGCTGCTGCGGCTTCGGTCGGCATGCCGTACGAAGTCATGACCGGCGATCTGCGCGACGTGAGCGATCGCGTGCTGCGGGTGATCTTGAACGAGTTCCGGCGGTCGATCGAGCAGTTCCAGTGGAACGTGTTCATTCATCAGTTTTGTCGGAAGGTCTGGCGCTGGTGGGTCGATGCCTGTGCACTATCAGGCGCGATGCCGATGGCGGATTACTACCGACGCCGTCGCGACTATCTGCGCGTCCGATGGGTGCCGCAAGGTTGGCCGTATATCCACCCCGTGCAGGACGTCACGGCAAAGCGGATGGAGATTCGCTCCGGGCTGGCGAGCCGGACAGGTGCAGTGCTCTCGCGTGGTGATGATCCGGAGCAGGTCGATCAGGAGAACGCCGACGATCTCGCGCGCGAGCGCCGGCTCGGGATTCGATATGACACGCTCGATCCGGTCGACGGGGCGGGCGATCTTTCTAATGGGGATGGCGAATGA
- a CDS encoding head maturation protease, ClpP-related, producing MKGKKRWWDIRAQANADGRNVVEIRIYGEIGFWGTDAELFASKLDEAATTATSIVVAINSLGGDVFDAFAIYNAVRRYAGKVTGRVDGVAASAASLILMACDTIEMPSNARLMIHNPHTFAAGEAGDLRRLADLLDSTSDSMLAAYVERSGRSEDEVRAIMDAETWLTAAQAKEQGFCDAIVDPVRIAAYAGAARHAARFTSVPAEIMAALEGDGETPPVNPPADPLPQSQPQPVVPDVTALASHVYAACRDARIEHCAEGIVLATGLRDRATVDAAIRNAQDIAGICLAASLTELTAGFVSDGLSPDQVRARLFERMTASQKPINHRAAPVASQDAPVVPNAPRAASIYAARKSGK from the coding sequence ATGAAAGGGAAGAAGCGGTGGTGGGACATCCGCGCGCAAGCGAACGCGGACGGTAGGAATGTGGTCGAGATCCGGATCTATGGCGAGATCGGATTCTGGGGCACCGACGCGGAGCTGTTTGCGTCGAAGCTCGATGAGGCAGCAACAACGGCGACATCGATCGTCGTCGCGATCAACTCGCTGGGTGGCGACGTGTTCGACGCATTCGCGATTTACAACGCGGTGCGGCGGTACGCCGGCAAGGTGACGGGGCGCGTCGACGGCGTGGCTGCGTCGGCAGCGTCGCTGATCCTGATGGCATGCGACACGATCGAGATGCCGTCGAACGCTAGGTTGATGATCCACAACCCGCATACGTTCGCGGCCGGCGAGGCCGGAGATCTACGTAGGCTTGCGGATCTGCTGGACAGTACGTCTGACAGCATGTTGGCGGCCTACGTCGAGCGCAGTGGCCGGAGCGAAGACGAGGTCCGCGCGATCATGGATGCCGAGACTTGGCTCACGGCCGCGCAAGCGAAGGAGCAAGGGTTCTGCGACGCGATTGTCGATCCAGTCCGCATTGCCGCATACGCGGGCGCAGCCCGGCACGCGGCACGCTTCACGTCGGTACCGGCCGAGATCATGGCCGCTCTGGAGGGCGACGGCGAGACGCCGCCGGTTAATCCGCCGGCCGATCCGTTGCCGCAGTCGCAGCCGCAGCCGGTAGTGCCGGACGTTACGGCGCTGGCGTCGCATGTGTACGCGGCATGCCGCGACGCACGGATCGAGCACTGCGCCGAAGGCATCGTGCTGGCGACCGGCCTGCGGGATCGCGCGACCGTCGACGCGGCGATCCGCAACGCGCAGGACATCGCCGGTATCTGTCTGGCCGCGAGCCTGACCGAGCTGACGGCCGGTTTTGTCTCGGACGGCCTGTCGCCGGATCAGGTGCGTGCGCGGCTGTTCGAGCGCATGACCGCCTCGCAGAAGCCGATCAACCATCGTGCTGCCCCGGTTGCGTCGCAAGACGCGCCCGTGGTCCCGAATGCGCCGCGTGCGGCGTCCATCTACGCGGCTCGCAAGAGCGGCAAGTAA
- a CDS encoding head decoration protein has product MSNWKVQANLPAEFLVSEGNGQISRERIIVKAGAALPAGQVLGVTSTGEYAPYDNAANDGSEVAAAVLYAPLAASEAPRPATGVVRLAEVAGGLLTGLDAAGRGDLAERHVIVR; this is encoded by the coding sequence ATGTCGAACTGGAAGGTACAGGCAAATCTCCCGGCCGAATTTCTCGTGTCGGAGGGTAACGGGCAGATCTCGCGCGAGCGGATTATCGTGAAGGCAGGCGCTGCCCTGCCAGCCGGGCAGGTTCTCGGCGTGACGAGTACCGGCGAATACGCGCCGTACGACAACGCCGCAAACGACGGTTCCGAAGTCGCAGCAGCCGTGCTCTACGCGCCGCTGGCGGCGTCCGAAGCGCCGCGACCGGCGACGGGTGTCGTCCGGCTCGCCGAAGTCGCTGGCGGGCTGCTCACGGGACTCGATGCAGCGGGTCGCGGGGATCTCGCCGAGCGACACGTGATCGTCCGCTGA
- a CDS encoding major capsid protein: MADIALFQDDAFSLASLSAAINDQPYVPGRIGTLGLFEEDGITTTTIQIERDGDTLALVAAGERGSPAAVVAGSKRKMIPFNTVHLPQRAVIKADEIQNLRAFGSETELEALQTVVNRRLAKMRRQLDATHEFHRIGAIKGAVLDADGKTVLIDLLQYFGIEQTVIPFELGKADTEIRVKCVEVQDAIEDALGATTYTGVRVLCGRAFWNKLIVAKTVKETYLATAMAASLRGDARDAFDFGGCTFERYRGRVGDVGYVADDEAHAIPEGVPDLFITRFAPADYVEAVNTTGIPYYAKQELMEFGKGVEIEAQSNPIHLCTRPKALIKLKA; encoded by the coding sequence ATGGCGGATATCGCCCTGTTTCAAGACGATGCGTTCTCGCTCGCATCCCTGAGTGCTGCAATCAACGATCAGCCGTATGTTCCCGGCCGGATTGGCACACTCGGCCTGTTCGAAGAGGACGGCATCACGACGACGACGATCCAGATCGAGCGCGACGGCGACACGCTCGCCCTCGTCGCGGCTGGCGAGCGCGGGTCGCCGGCTGCCGTCGTCGCCGGTAGCAAGCGCAAGATGATCCCGTTCAATACGGTGCACCTGCCGCAGCGTGCGGTGATCAAGGCGGACGAGATCCAGAATCTGCGCGCGTTCGGTTCCGAGACCGAGCTGGAGGCGCTGCAGACCGTCGTGAATCGCCGGCTCGCGAAGATGCGCCGCCAGCTCGACGCGACGCACGAATTCCATCGTATCGGCGCGATCAAGGGCGCGGTGCTCGACGCGGACGGCAAGACGGTGCTGATCGACCTGCTGCAGTACTTCGGCATCGAGCAGACGGTGATCCCGTTCGAGCTGGGCAAGGCCGACACCGAGATCCGCGTGAAGTGCGTTGAGGTGCAAGACGCGATCGAAGATGCGCTGGGCGCGACGACGTACACGGGCGTGCGTGTGCTCTGCGGCCGGGCGTTCTGGAACAAACTGATCGTCGCGAAGACCGTGAAGGAGACGTACCTTGCGACCGCGATGGCGGCGTCGCTGCGCGGCGATGCGCGCGACGCGTTCGACTTCGGCGGTTGCACGTTCGAGCGCTATCGCGGTCGCGTCGGCGATGTCGGTTACGTGGCGGACGACGAGGCGCACGCGATTCCCGAAGGTGTGCCGGACCTGTTCATCACGCGTTTCGCACCGGCCGACTACGTCGAGGCGGTGAATACGACCGGGATTCCGTACTACGCGAAGCAGGAGCTGATGGAGTTCGGCAAGGGCGTCGAGATCGAGGCGCAGTCGAACCCGATCCACCTGTGCACGCGCCCGAAAGCGCTGATCAAGCTGAAGGCTTGA
- a CDS encoding head-tail joining protein: MAFRDLISDVDAAVLRDLGDADITIDGRPVEGMFASPWLGPDLGSQRTQLVAPVFHVRDRDAVGVRQGSILIASGERYRVHEAHPDGTGWTVLILQ, from the coding sequence ATGGCGTTCCGGGATCTGATCTCGGACGTCGACGCTGCGGTGCTGCGCGACCTGGGCGACGCGGACATCACGATCGACGGCCGGCCCGTCGAGGGTATGTTTGCGTCGCCTTGGCTCGGCCCTGATCTCGGTAGCCAGCGTACGCAACTGGTTGCGCCGGTGTTCCATGTGCGTGATCGCGATGCTGTCGGGGTACGGCAGGGCAGCATCCTGATCGCGAGCGGGGAGCGTTACCGCGTGCACGAAGCGCATCCGGACGGCACCGGCTGGACAGTCCTCATTCTCCAGTAG
- a CDS encoding phage tail protein, whose protein sequence is MDDLKIEIDIKEATAVLQGLSPSAMQAAWRRTLRKTAGWIKSQTAKEVGAATKMPQKVIRRRLYFFLRSADTGKVWLGLNPIEAHRLGNATKTRKGMRVGRQSFEGAWRQTNRKPDGPIYERVGKERMPYRMVTVAWQQSGDPAFRRAAKACEARLMVILRQEVNYELQKVMRRA, encoded by the coding sequence ATGGACGATCTCAAGATCGAAATCGACATCAAAGAGGCGACGGCGGTGCTGCAAGGGTTATCGCCGTCCGCGATGCAGGCAGCGTGGCGACGGACGTTGCGCAAGACGGCGGGGTGGATCAAGAGCCAGACGGCGAAAGAGGTCGGGGCCGCGACGAAGATGCCGCAGAAAGTGATCCGTCGCCGCCTCTACTTCTTTCTTCGCTCGGCTGATACCGGGAAGGTGTGGCTCGGTCTGAACCCGATCGAGGCGCATCGCCTTGGCAATGCGACGAAGACGCGCAAGGGGATGCGAGTCGGCCGCCAGTCGTTCGAGGGCGCGTGGCGACAGACGAATCGCAAGCCGGACGGGCCGATTTACGAGCGCGTCGGCAAGGAGCGGATGCCATACCGGATGGTGACGGTGGCGTGGCAGCAATCGGGCGACCCGGCGTTTCGGCGGGCCGCGAAAGCATGCGAGGCTCGGCTGATGGTGATTCTCCGTCAGGAAGTGAACTACGAACTGCAGAAGGTGATGCGCCGTGCTTGA
- a CDS encoding phage baseplate assembly protein V, with protein sequence MSDYELGEIDRRMACMVQHGTVENVSYQPPQCRVRIGDWVSDWMPWKTAAAGVVRFWRPPSVGEQASMFAPSGDLAGAYAAPGYYSDQHGGSARSNPNETAWDYPDGASEVYDHEKHEYRVDVPAGGRIVFRIGTTELELRADGVTLRTEKLLGDVPDSTFTGNTTTEKLLTFNGGMQGKGGGDGGPAVQVEGGARYTDDVEIGGKSFLKHSHMEQGDGAAVSSPI encoded by the coding sequence ATGAGCGACTACGAGCTGGGCGAGATCGATCGCCGCATGGCCTGCATGGTGCAACACGGGACTGTCGAGAACGTCTCGTATCAGCCACCACAGTGCCGTGTGCGGATCGGCGATTGGGTCAGCGACTGGATGCCGTGGAAGACGGCGGCAGCGGGCGTGGTTCGCTTTTGGCGTCCGCCGTCTGTCGGCGAACAGGCGTCGATGTTCGCGCCGTCCGGTGATCTGGCCGGCGCGTACGCGGCTCCGGGATATTACTCCGATCAGCATGGCGGCTCAGCGCGGTCCAATCCGAACGAGACGGCGTGGGACTACCCGGACGGTGCGTCGGAGGTTTATGACCACGAGAAGCACGAATACCGCGTCGATGTCCCGGCAGGCGGGCGCATCGTGTTTCGCATCGGCACAACGGAGCTGGAGCTACGTGCTGACGGCGTGACGTTGCGCACGGAGAAATTGCTCGGCGACGTTCCTGATTCGACGTTCACGGGTAACACGACGACGGAGAAGCTGTTGACGTTCAACGGCGGGATGCAGGGCAAGGGTGGCGGTGACGGTGGCCCTGCCGTCCAGGTCGAGGGCGGGGCGCGTTACACGGACGACGTCGAAATCGGCGGCAAGTCATTCCTCAAACATTCCCATATGGAGCAGGGGGACGGGGCGGCTGTTTCGTCGCCGATCTAG
- a CDS encoding GPW/gp25 family protein: MSRTGALVGMDRWTGAPISGIAHLKQSLGDILSTRKGTRRELPEYGSDLPLMVDLPITRGWISAAQAEAARAIGRWEPRIKLAQVKVLSVIDGKATFAIRGEYDGSAVEIEVST, translated from the coding sequence ATGAGCCGGACCGGTGCGCTCGTCGGCATGGACCGATGGACGGGTGCGCCGATCAGTGGCATCGCGCACTTGAAGCAGAGTCTCGGCGACATCCTCAGCACGCGCAAGGGCACTCGCCGGGAATTGCCCGAATACGGTTCGGACCTTCCGTTGATGGTCGACCTTCCGATAACGCGCGGATGGATATCGGCGGCACAGGCCGAGGCCGCGCGGGCGATTGGCCGATGGGAGCCGCGAATCAAGCTCGCTCAGGTCAAGGTGCTGTCGGTCATCGACGGCAAGGCAACGTTCGCGATCCGTGGCGAATACGACGGCTCGGCCGTTGAAATCGAGGTTTCAACATGA
- a CDS encoding baseplate assembly protein: MTIIDLASLDPPDLVEVLDFEAAFQMKLEYFKSIYPDWTAALKSDPVVKLIELAAYDEIRAAVRVNDAARAGMLAFSTGADLEHLAALQDTERAVVDPGDPEANPPIERRMESDDRLKLRTQMSMERATVAGPFAAYRALAMDASADVLDVAVDRPEPGTVRLTIMSARGDGVPEQALLDLVRAKVSPETVRPLNDTVLVEPAIKIEYAIDALIYVGSGPDPNIVLDARRKVLDNVVAKSRRLRAGMPRSAIEGALHAPDSGVTRIELRSPVVGVVCGPREFAHCTSINLEVKADDA, from the coding sequence ATGACGATCATTGATCTCGCTTCGCTCGATCCGCCCGATCTCGTCGAGGTGCTCGACTTCGAGGCGGCGTTCCAGATGAAGCTGGAGTATTTCAAATCGATCTATCCCGACTGGACGGCGGCGCTGAAGTCGGATCCTGTCGTCAAGCTGATCGAGCTGGCAGCGTATGACGAGATCCGCGCGGCAGTGCGCGTCAACGACGCGGCGCGTGCGGGGATGCTCGCGTTCTCTACAGGGGCGGACCTGGAGCATCTGGCTGCATTGCAGGACACAGAGCGGGCAGTTGTCGACCCCGGCGACCCGGAGGCTAATCCGCCAATCGAGCGGCGGATGGAATCGGACGACCGGCTGAAGCTGCGCACGCAGATGTCGATGGAGCGCGCGACGGTTGCGGGGCCATTCGCGGCATATCGCGCACTTGCGATGGATGCGTCGGCTGACGTCCTCGATGTTGCTGTCGACCGGCCTGAACCGGGCACGGTGCGGCTCACGATCATGTCCGCGCGCGGTGACGGTGTACCGGAGCAGGCATTGCTCGATCTGGTCCGCGCCAAGGTTTCGCCCGAGACGGTTCGCCCGCTCAACGACACGGTTCTGGTCGAGCCGGCGATCAAGATCGAATACGCGATCGATGCGCTGATCTATGTCGGCAGCGGCCCGGATCCGAACATTGTCCTCGACGCACGGCGAAAAGTACTCGACAACGTGGTAGCGAAGTCGCGACGGCTTCGTGCCGGAATGCCGCGATCCGCCATCGAGGGAGCGCTGCACGCGCCGGACAGCGGCGTCACGCGCATCGAATTGCGCTCGCCAGTCGTCGGCGTCGTGTGTGGCCCGCGCGAATTTGCGCATTGCACGAGCATCAATCTGGAGGTGAAGGCCGATGACGCGTGA
- a CDS encoding phage tail protein I, which yields MTREPLLPSNQTPLEAALARVMRPSVDPEILRTLWDADRCPTAWLPWLAWALAVDGWELAESEDARRALVKGSMALHRKKGTPWAVREVIRRLGFGEVTIIEGRSGRRRDGSILRNGEQLHGKASAWAEYIVKLGVPITRDQADKLWQAIERYAPARSKLAVLDYSAVAIRHNGVARRNGQYTRGSITT from the coding sequence ATGACGCGTGAGCCTCTTCTACCGTCAAACCAGACACCGCTCGAAGCGGCGCTCGCGCGCGTGATGCGACCGAGCGTTGATCCCGAGATACTGCGCACGTTGTGGGACGCGGATCGTTGCCCGACCGCATGGTTGCCATGGCTCGCATGGGCGCTCGCCGTCGACGGCTGGGAGCTAGCGGAATCCGAAGATGCTCGGCGAGCGCTGGTGAAGGGCTCGATGGCGCTGCACCGGAAGAAAGGAACGCCGTGGGCGGTGCGTGAGGTGATTCGGCGGCTCGGTTTTGGCGAGGTAACGATCATCGAGGGACGCAGCGGTCGTCGGCGCGATGGCTCGATCCTTCGTAACGGCGAGCAACTGCACGGCAAGGCGAGTGCGTGGGCAGAGTACATCGTGAAGCTCGGAGTGCCGATTACTCGCGATCAGGCGGACAAGCTCTGGCAGGCAATCGAGCGCTACGCACCAGCGCGCAGCAAGCTAGCCGTACTCGACTATTCAGCCGTTGCGATTCGACACAACGGTGTTGCACGTCGAAACGGGCAATACACGAGAGGGAGTATCACTACATGA
- a CDS encoding gp53-like domain-containing protein: protein MTNLIEIERWEDGIYQLETSDPVVGGPDGIDNLQAKQLANRSRYLKRAIESGQSNLDAHTAAVDPHPQYATHADLAEKVAALVAQSPETLDTLSELAKALGNDPNFATTITSALALKAPIDSPVLTGAPKGPTPPQFDSSTRLATMAALQRALGSASSMKTAGAPVIMDVTYAGADVVLYGNSGPFTQVLPAVSTYPSGVGMRFYNASAYPVTIQTAGNDKFSALGGSITSIVVGAGDNLSISAYGPGNWEVMGGSTGLQWSSLFGASLAPNGYQKLPSGLIIQWGGIVTSSAGYTTWTFPIAFPSRPFHICAQAQLSNNTQVVTGVNLGSYTRSGVPVASFANGTSYSEIALSMLAIGI from the coding sequence ATGACGAATCTGATTGAGATCGAGCGATGGGAGGACGGCATCTATCAGCTCGAAACGTCGGACCCCGTTGTCGGCGGACCGGACGGAATCGACAACCTGCAGGCGAAGCAGCTCGCGAACCGCTCGCGCTATCTGAAGAGGGCGATCGAGTCGGGACAAAGTAACTTGGACGCTCACACTGCGGCAGTTGATCCGCATCCGCAGTATGCGACGCATGCTGATCTCGCGGAGAAGGTCGCCGCGCTGGTCGCCCAGTCACCCGAAACACTCGACACATTGAGTGAGCTGGCGAAGGCGCTTGGCAACGACCCGAACTTCGCGACGACGATAACTTCCGCGCTCGCACTGAAGGCACCGATCGATTCGCCGGTTCTGACTGGAGCGCCGAAGGGACCGACGCCGCCGCAGTTCGACAGCAGCACGCGACTGGCAACGATGGCTGCGTTACAGCGGGCGCTTGGTAGCGCTTCGAGCATGAAGACGGCCGGCGCTCCGGTAATTATGGACGTGACATATGCCGGGGCCGACGTTGTTCTGTACGGCAATTCCGGACCATTCACCCAGGTGCTTCCGGCTGTCAGCACGTATCCGTCCGGAGTCGGCATGCGGTTCTATAACGCATCCGCCTATCCAGTCACGATTCAGACGGCTGGAAACGACAAGTTTTCAGCTTTGGGGGGCTCGATAACGTCGATCGTGGTGGGAGCGGGGGACAACCTTTCCATCTCGGCCTACGGACCGGGTAATTGGGAAGTGATGGGCGGTTCGACCGGGTTGCAGTGGAGTTCGCTGTTCGGGGCGTCGCTTGCCCCAAACGGCTATCAGAAGCTGCCGAGCGGATTGATTATCCAGTGGGGAGGGATTGTCACCTCGTCCGCTGGGTATACGACGTGGACGTTTCCAATCGCATTTCCGTCGAGGCCATTTCACATTTGCGCGCAGGCACAGCTATCCAATAACACGCAGGTGGTAACCGGCGTCAATCTCGGTAGTTACACCCGATCCGGCGTTCCAGTGGCGTCGTTCGCCAACGGCACGTCTTACTCCGAGATTGCCCTGTCGATGCTCGCAATCGGCATATGA
- a CDS encoding phage tail assembly chaperone, whose amino-acid sequence MGQKFAAFDVQGNITAFYDFIDSPPPADAKVVEISDDEWRAAVEAPSHGKRATLDEIMRVVLVDPPAPTRAAVALAKRMERDVALHATDWLVSRHQDEQLLGDGTSLTADQFAALLRYRQSLREASDLPGWPHTDLPPPPLFAAAQPKATA is encoded by the coding sequence ATGGGACAAAAATTCGCAGCCTTTGACGTTCAAGGCAACATCACAGCGTTTTACGACTTCATCGACAGCCCGCCCCCGGCGGATGCAAAAGTTGTCGAGATATCTGACGACGAATGGCGTGCTGCGGTTGAAGCGCCATCACATGGGAAACGCGCGACGCTCGACGAAATAATGCGGGTCGTTTTGGTCGATCCGCCCGCACCAACCCGAGCTGCAGTTGCGCTTGCCAAACGCATGGAGCGCGACGTGGCGCTGCACGCGACAGACTGGCTCGTCTCTCGACATCAAGACGAACAACTGCTTGGCGACGGAACGTCCCTCACGGCGGATCAATTTGCGGCGCTGCTGCGTTATCGGCAGTCGCTCCGGGAAGCCAGCGATCTTCCGGGCTGGCCGCACACTGATCTGCCACCTCCACCGCTGTTCGCGGCTGCCCAGCCCAAGGCGACGGCGTAA